One segment of Clarias gariepinus isolate MV-2021 ecotype Netherlands chromosome 6, CGAR_prim_01v2, whole genome shotgun sequence DNA contains the following:
- the kdm4aa gene encoding uncharacterized protein kdm4aa isoform X2, whose translation MASDSVAQAPGSRIMTFHPTKEEFKDFSRYIAYMESKGAHLAGMAKVVPPKDWKPRRTYDDIDDLVIPAPIQQVVTGQSGLFTQYNIQKKPMTVREFRKIAYTDRFCNPRYADFDELERKYWKNLTLNSPLFGVDVNGTLYDPDVSVWNIGHLNTILDTVENESGIKIEGVNTPSLYFGMWKSTFAWHTEDMDLYSINYLHFGEPKSWYVVPPEYGKRLERLAKGFFPGSARSCEAFLRHKMTLISPSILRKYGIPLEKVAQEAGQFIVTFPYAYHAGFNHGFNCAESTNFATQRWIDYGKQAALCLCRKDMVKISMDVFVLKFQPERYKLWMAGKDRMIIDHSKPTPEAAEFLQGGKTPGETGDLSNSGPAETRGEIETADEDRGEREAQKKEMAADETDTQREDKMIENAGAHKITTETQKENAEEEEAESRKIQLEADSEMEKTRTEIDIEKEVTDGKREKTERKELEIKIPDNKAGLAETNQPEREIDEMEMETENDSTESRKKNKTDGEEVQTDTAEMETEEIKQTEIETKSARNNLETGNKELNSSEIKKDMGETDSKETEKKNLSVVQETEKENLSVVQETDTSVTEMETQKSWMDSQETDRENRENEKEEREAEESMRDNLKRGQMEIETVCGKLEGETDETLSGKMESKTESGKMNSKTERDDLDRETWNGKIKDDTGETWRGEMQSEKWPGGIESEVVETGEEKMRCETGYAEIGSKPGGEELETKTGSREMESETGVGKMVIETGNGQVKSEAACGQVESKAGNGQVESEAACGQLESEAACGQVESEAACGQLESEAACGQLESEAACGQLESEAACGQLESEAACGQVESEAACGQVESEAACGQVESEAAGGQVESEAAGGQVESEAAGGVLESEAAGAQVESEAAGGQVESEAAGGQVESEAAGGQVESEAAGGQVESEAAGGQVESEAAGKHIECVAASGQTESETGEKNRREMQSATREMENGQMESETGERSRGEMENRTEELESIHENKTGENSREDMEIETGEIQSETIETGREIESEKGSGEMECDTEKLRLEEVVSKTDETWKRDIESETGEAARRMIEDEKGVNTEGETKRQAIEIETTKEEVGIETKTRDETVRGEVKNDTGRGKIVSITGKEGMENETGEIGFGEIKNIMGQDTESVTVRWETESITKKKEMQNETEGAGTEEVENTIRKEDMESETENKNWKENLESETGRGETNNITLDKDPESETGRVVTESIALREEIESETENITLRDDLEGETERGETENRSLKKEVESETENTSLKKEVESETENTSLKEEVASETENISLKEEVESETENISLKEEVESETENISLKKEVESETENISLKEEMESKTVGQQTENITLREDLESETVRGDVSEKSDDEDGQITKTVKEEPVSATPEEKLEENGTEIIETGEEKEVTETEEEMKTISVSVQRKRSSSKPKVRMKRQRAASAGFAEAVELVKRKRTRLSLPETKREAKQSCLVGQDESDNEDSIKVCAPALKRKKKPDHSHLETSPHHLQSIKQPVTITPKTHIRRHSTPLSCHITASSQARSIPCRPKESTPCCDLRAKQPQANSTTPLSRRAVGTKPNKTKVKSPPNSITTDPSDLSIQAKPTNNSRHRGNIAPKRRKSSPKHEAKSRESHGRSVSNEDIGEIREPYRGSSAQRFFQRTLSPAEVLHVHSYAKGDYNDLDREERDSDTDTEMQEKEQGAEDDSDFEALNSLVRLPRHHPLIKDSISDEELQDQTLIEEDGLEGELWAKPLAQLWQNKPHNEQREREYNREMGLQPPYCAVCMIFQTHQRSEEADCEQTSVHVGRQMRTKPLIPEICFTTTTEESTDLHLSTPHLEQDGTSLLISCSQCCVRVHASCYGVSPERVTKDWKCARCRANAHTESCCLCSLRGGALHRANNDKWVHVLCAVAVLEARFVNITERSPVDLSDIPFQRFKLKCYYCKRRMKKTMGCCVQCSHGRCPTSYHPTCAQAAGVLMHPDEWPFIVHVTCCRHKGPVQSERKKETMREISAGQRVICKHKNGRYYQCDVVQLTKETFYEVNFDDGSFSDNLFPEDIVGRDCAQLGPPPLGEVVQVRWTDGLIYGAKFVAAHVIQMYQVEFEDGSQLTAKRDDVYTLDEELPKRVKSRLSKASDMRFDGIFGEKKLQDSKRQRVINSRYRGDYIEPVIYRTIME comes from the exons GATGTAAGCGTGTGGAACATCGGGCATCTGAACACTATCCTGGACACAGTGGAGAACGAGAGTGGCATCAAGATTGAAGGGGTGAACACACCGTCCCTGTACTTCGGGATGTGGAAGAGTACGTTTGCCTGGCACACTGAGGATATGGATCTCTACAGTATCAACTATCTGCACTTTGGAGAACCTAAATCATG GTACGTTGTGCCTCCAGAATACGGGAAGCGATTAGAACGTCTCGCAAAAG GCTTTTTCCCTGGAAGTGCTCGAAGTTGTGAAGCCTTCCTGCGACACAAAATGACTCTGATTTCCCCGTCAATACTGAGAAAGTATGGCATTCCTCTAGAGAAG GTTGCACAGGAAGCAGGTCAGTTTATTGTGACCTTTCCCTACGCCTATCATGCTGGATTTAATCACGGATTCAACTGTGCAGAGTCCACAAACTTCGCCACTCAGCGCTGGATCGACTACGGCAAGCAGGCAGCATTA TGTTTGTGCCGTAAAGATATGGTAAAGATCTCCATGGACGTATTTGTGCTGAAGTTCCAGCCAGAGCGATATAAACTGTGGATGGCAGGAAAGGACAGAATGATAATTGACCACTCCAAACCCACACCAGAAGCAGCAGAGTTCCTGCAAGGTGGAAAGACACCAGGAGAAACGGGAGATCTCAGCAACAGCGGCCCTGCTGAAACCAGAGGAGAGATCGAGACAGCAGATGAagatagaggggagagagaggcgCAAAAGAAAGAGATGGCGGCAGATGAGACGGATACACAGAGAGAAGACAAAATGATAGAAAATGCTGGTGCGCATAAAATAACCACAGAAACACAGAAGGAAAATGCagaggaagaggaagcagaGAGCAGAAAGATTCAGCTAGAAGCAGATAGTGAAATGGAGAAGACACGGACTGAAATAGACATAGAGAAAGAAGTGActgatggaaagagagagaaaacagaaagaaaagagtTGGAGATAAAAATACCAGACAATAAGGCAGGTCTGGCAGAGACAAACCAACCTGAAAGAGAAATAGATGAAATGGAGATGGAGACAGAAAATGACAGCACAGAGAGcagaaaaaagaataagacTGATGGGGAAGAAGTACAGACAGATACAGCAGAGATGGAGActgaagaaataaaacagacagAGATTGAAACTAAGTCAGCAAGGAACAATCTAGAAACTGGAAACAAAGAGCTGAATAGCAGTGAGATAAAGAAAGACATGGGTGAGACAGATAGTAaagagactgaaaaaaaaaacctttctgtGGTACAAGAGACGGAAAAAGAAAACCTGTCTGTGGTACAAGAGACGGACACATCAGTGACGGAGATGGAAACGCAAAAGAGTTGGATGGACAGtcaagagacagacagagaaaatagggaaaatgaaaaagaagagagagaggcagaagaGTCAATGAGGgacaatttaaaaagaggccaaATGGAGATTGAGACAGTGTGTGGAAAGCTGGAAGGTGAAACGGATGAAACGTTGAGTGGCAAGATGGAGAGCAAGACAGAAAGTGGAAAGATGAACAGTAAAACTGAGAGGGATGATCTGGACAGAGAAACAtggaatggaaaaataaaagatgacaCAGGGGAGACATGGAGAGGAGAAATGCAAAGTGAGAAATGGCCTGGGGGCATAGAGAGTGAGGTAGTAGAGACAGGGGAAGAAAAGATGAGATGTGAGACAGGGTATGCAGAAATAGGGAGTAAGCCAGGGGGCGAAGAGCTGGAGACTAAGACTGGAAGCAGAGAGatggagagtgagacaggggTTGGAAAGATGGTGATTGAGACCGGGAATGGACAGGTGAAGAGTGAGGCAGCGTGTGGGCAGGTGGAAAGCAAGGCAGGAAATGGACAGGTGGAGAGCGAGGCAGCGTGTGGGCAGTTGGAGAGCGAGGCAGCGTGTGGGCAGGTGGAGAGCGAGGCAGCGTGTGGGCAGTTGGAGAGCGAGGCAGCGTGTGGGCAGTTGGAGAGCGAGGCAGCGTGTGGGCAGTTGGAGAGCGAGGCAGCGTGTGGGCAGTTGGAGAGCGAGGCAGCGTGTGGGCAGGTGGAGAGCGAGGCAGCGTGTGGGCAGGTGGAGAGCGAGGCAGCGTGTGGGCAGGTGGAGAGCGAGGCAGCGGGTGGGCAGGTGGAGAGCGAGGCAGCGGGTGGGCAGGTGGAGAGCGAGGCAGCGGGTGGGGTGTTGGAGAGCGAGGCAGCGGGTGCGCAGGTGGAGAGCGAGGCAGCGGGTGGGCAGGTGGAGAGCGAGGCAGCGGGTGGGCAGGTGGAGAGCGAGGCAGCGGGTGGGCAGGTGGAGAGCGAGGCAGCGGGTGGGCAGGTGGAGAGCGAGGCAGCGGGTGGGCAGGTGGAGAGCGAGGCAGCGGGTAAACATATAGAGTGTGTGGCAGCGAgtggacagacagagagtgagacaggcgAGAAGAATCGAAGAGAAATGCAAAGTGCAACAAGAGAGATGGAGAATGGACAGATGGAAagtgagacaggagagagaagcAGGGGAGAGATGGAGAATAGAACAGAAGAGTTGGAGAGTATACACGAGAATAAAACAGGAGAGAATAGCAGAGAAGACATGGAGATTGAAACAGGGGAGATTCAGAGTGAAACAATAGAAACAGGGCGAGAGATTGAGAGTGAGAAAGGCAGTGGTGAAATGGAGTGTGATACAGAAAAATTAAGGTTAGAAGAAGTGGTCAGCAAGACAGATGAGACATGGAAAAGAGACATAGAGAGTGAGACGGGAGAGGCCGCAAGAAGAATGATCGAGGACGAGAAAGGAGTAAATACTGAGGGAGAAACCAAGAGACAAGCTATAGAGATTGAGACAACTAAAGAAGAGGTGGGGATCGAGACAAAGACAAGGGATGAGACAGTAAGAGGGGAGGTGAAGAATGACACTGGGAGAGGAAAGATAGTAAGCATAACAGGGAAAGAAGGGATGGAGAATGAGACAGGAGAGATTGGGTTCGGAGAGATTAAGAATATAATGGGGCAAGACACTGAGAGTGTGACAGTAAGATGGGAGACTGAGAGCATAACgaagaagaaagaaatgcaGAATGAGACAGAAGGGGCAGGAACAGAAGAGGTAGAGAACACAATAAGGAAAGAAGACatggagagtgagacagaaaataaaaattggaaGGAAAACcttgagagtgagacagggagaGGAGAGACAAACAACATAACTTTAGATAAAGATCCTGAAAGTGAGACAGGAAGAGTGGTGACAGAAAGCATAGCTTTGAGGGAAGAAattgagagtgagacagagaataTAACTTTGAGGGATGACCTTgagggtgagacagagagaggggagacAGAAAACAGAAGTTTAAAGAAAGAAgtggagagtgagacagagaacaCAAGTTTGAAGAAAGAAgtggagagtgagacagagaacaCAAGTTTGAAGGAAGAAGTGGCGAGTGAGACAGAGAACATAAGTTTGAAGGAAGAAgtggagagtgagacagagaacaTAAGTTTGAAGGAAGAAgtggagagtgagacagagaacataagtttaaagaaagaagtggagagtgagacagagaacaTAAGTTTAAAGGAAGAAATGGAAAGTAAAACAGTGGGACAGCAGACAGAGAATATAACGTTGAGGGAAGACCTggagagtgagacagtgagaggtGACGTGTCCGAAAAGTCTGATGATGAAGATGGGCAAATTACTAAGACTGTGAAAGAAGAGCCTGTTTCAGCAACTCCAGAGGAAAAATTAGAAGAGAATGGGACAGAGATCATAGAGACTGGAGAAGAGAAAGAGGTGACAGAGACGGAAGAAGAGATGAAGACCATCAGTGTTTCTGTTCAGAGGAAGAG AAGCAGTTCCAAGCCAAAGGTCAGAATGAAGCGGCAAAGAGCGGCGAGTGCTGGTTTTGCTGAGGCTGTAGAGCTGGTCAAGCGAAAAAGAACCAGGCTCAGTCTACCTGAAACAAAGCGTGAGGCCAAACAGTCATGTTTAGTGGGCCAAG ATGAGAGTGACAATGAGGACAGCATTAAAGTGTGTGCTCCAGcactgaaaaggaaaaagaagccAGACCACTCCCACTTAGAAACTTCGCCGCATCATCTTCAGTCAATTAAACAGCCTGTCACCATCACTCCTAAAACACACATCCGACGCCATAGCACTCCTCTGTCCTGCCATATCACTGCGTCTTCCCAGGCTCGCAGCATTCCCTGTCGGCCCAAAGAATCCACTCCATGCTGTGATCTTAGAGCTAAGCAGCCTCAGGCTAACAGCACCACCCCTCTGTCTCGGCGTGCAGTTGGCACCAAACCCAACAAAACCAAGGTAAAATCTCCGCCTAACAGCATCACCACAGACCCGAGTGACCTCAGCATTCAGGCTAAACCCACCAATAACTCAAGACACCGTGGTAATATCGCACCAAAACGCAGGAAAAGCAGCCCTAAACATGAAGCCAAATCTAGGGAGAGTCATGGCAGGTCTGTTTCAAACGAGGACATTGGTGAGATAAGGGAACCCTACAGAGGGAGCTCAGCTCAGCGGTTTTTTCAAAGGACACTCAGTCCAGCTGAGGTGCTCCATGTCCACAGCTACGCTAAAGGAGACTACAACGATCTGGACCGAGAGGAAAGGGACAGCGACACGGACACGGAGATGCAGGAGAAAGAACAg ggggcagaagATGACTCTGACTTTGAGGCACTGAACAGTTTGGTGAGGCTGCCCAGGCATCATCCACTAATAAAGGACAGCATCAGTGATGAGG AGCTTCAGGACCAGACCTTAATTGAAGAGGATGGTTTGGAGGGTGAGCTGTGGGCTAAGCCTCTGGCCCAGCTATGGCAGAACAAACCTCACAACGAACAACGGGAGAGAGAGTACAACAGAGAGATGGGTCTTCAGCCACCGTACTGTGCCGTCTGTATGATTTTTCAAACACACCAGAGG TCTGAAGAGGCTGACTGTGAGCAGACTTCAGTTCATGTTGGACGTCAGATGAGGACAAAGCCACTGATTCCTGAGATATGTTTCACCACAACCACTGAAGAGTCCACTGACCTTCATCTATCCACTCCTCATTTGGAGCAGGATGGAACCAGCCTGCTCATCAGCTGCTCCCAgtgttgtgtgcgtgtgcatgcaa GTTGCTATGGCGTTTCCCCTGAGCGAGTCACAAAAGACTGGAAATGTGCCCGATGTAGAGCCAATGCCCACAcagag AGTTGTTGTCTGTGCTCGTTAAGAGGTGGAGCCTTACACAGAGCCAACAATGACAA GTGGGTACATGTGCTGTGTGCTGTGGCAGTGTTAGAGGCTCGCTTCGTGAACATCACAGAGAGATCTCCAGTGGATCTCAGTGACATTCCCTTTCAGAGATTTAAGCtg AAATGTTACTACTGTAAAAGGCGGATGAAGAAGACGATGGGATGCTGCGTGCAGTGTTCACATGGCCGCTGCCCCACCTCGTACCACCCTACCTGTGCCCAAGCTGCAGGTGTCCTTATGCACCCAGATGAATGGCCTTTCATCGTCCATGTCACCTGCTGCCGTCACAAAGGTCCTGTCCAGTCAGAG aggaaaaaggagaccATGAGGGAAATCAGCGCTGGCCAGAGAGTAATCTGCAAGCACAAAAACGGACGCTACTACCAGTGTGATGTAGTGCAGCTGACTAAAGAGACATTTTATGAGGTCAACTTTGATGATGGGTCCTTTAGTGACAACCTCTTTCCTGAAGACATTGTG GGCCGTGATTGTGCCCAACTGGGTCCTCCACCCCTGGGAGAGGTCGTCCAAGTGCGTTGGACAGATGGACTTATTTATGGAGCCAAATTTGTGGCAGCACATGTCATTCAAATGTACCAG